From the Lentisphaerota bacterium genome, the window TTCGGAGATCGCCGCCGTGTTATGCACCCACGACCACACCGACCACTGCCGCGGTCTGGCCTCCGCCGCCCGCCGCCACCCGTTTCGCCTGGTCGCCAACGAGGGGACCGCCCGCGCGGTCGAACAGACGGGGCGCGCCGCCCAAGCGGCGGTTTCCGCAGGTCCGGGCCGCTGGGACATCTTTGAAAGCGGCGCGACGTTCTCCGTGGGCGCCCTGACCGTCGAGAGCTTTGGCGTCCCCCACGACGCAGCCGACACCGTCGGGTATGTGTTGAGCGATGGCGGGATCCGCCTGGGGCTGTGCACCGATCTGGGGATGGCCACCGCGGTGATCCGCAGGCGCCTCGCCGACTGCGACGCCCTGATTTTGGAGTTTAATCACGATGTCGAGATGGTGCAACACTCCGACCGGCCCTGGTCGCTCAAGCAGCGGATCCTCAGCCGGATCGGCCATCTGAGCAACGAAGACGCGCGCGACCTGCTCGCCGAGCTGGCCTCGGAACGGCTCCAGGTCGTCTTTCCCGCGCATCTGAGCGAGGCGTGCAACACCGAAGCCCTCGCGGAACGGGCGGCCCGCGCCGCCCTCCAGCGGGCAGGGCGGTCCGCCACGCGGGTGGTCATGACCCATCACCACCGGGCCACGGAGGTGGTGGTATTGTAAGGCGGGACGGGGGAGCGAGGGACACATGCAGACACATAAGCAAGCGGGCGCGGTGACCGTCCGGCTGGTGCAATTGGAGGTTTTGCCGGCCCGGCCCGAGGTCAACACGCGCCGAATGCTCGACGCGGTGGCGCGGGCGCGCGCCGACGGCGTGGCGCTGGTGGCCTTCCCCGAGCTGGCCATTCCGGGGTATCTGCTGGGCGACATGTGGGACCGCCCCGCGTTCCTGCGGGCGTGCGAGGCGTGCGGGGAGCGGATGCGCGAGGCCTCGCAGGGGATCCTTGTCGTGTTCGGCAATGTGGCGGTCGACTGGGAGAAGCGCGGCGAAGACGGCCGGGTGCGCCGCTACAATGCGCTGTTCTTCGCCGAAAACGGACGGTTCTGCGCCTCCGCCGTGACCCGCCTGCCGTTTGTCGCCAAGACGCTGCTCCCCAATTACCGCTGTTTTGACGACGCGCGCCACTTCTTCGACACCCGCCGCCTGGCGCTGGAGCAGGGCACCACGCCCGACCGGATGATCGAGCCGATGCAGACCTCGCTCGGCCTGATCGGCGGGCTGCTGTGCGAGGATGCGTGGGACACCGACTACGCCTTCTCCCCGGCGAAGATTCTCGCTCACAAAGGGGCC encodes:
- a CDS encoding MBL fold metallo-hydrolase, with translation MEICVLASGSSGNCVYVEAGGTRILVDFGLSLREAEARLTGIGRSFSEIAAVLCTHDHTDHCRGLASAARRHPFRLVANEGTARAVEQTGRAAQAAVSAGPGRWDIFESGATFSVGALTVESFGVPHDAADTVGYVLSDGGIRLGLCTDLGMATAVIRRRLADCDALILEFNHDVEMVQHSDRPWSLKQRILSRIGHLSNEDARDLLAELASERLQVVFPAHLSEACNTEALAERAARAALQRAGRSATRVVMTHHHRATEVVVL